From a single Arachis hypogaea cultivar Tifrunner chromosome 3, arahy.Tifrunner.gnm2.J5K5, whole genome shotgun sequence genomic region:
- the LOC112791706 gene encoding nodulation receptor kinase, producing the protein MMEKSDNLVLLRQVVPYVLCLCIFIRSASAIEGFESIACCADSNYKDPLTNLDYKTDYAWFSDTRSCRPITSVLKHSTYGRLRVFEIEKGKRCYKLATTKDQVYLIRGTFPSENAPGKGSFGVSIGVTVLGTVRSSSQDLRIEGVFRATKNNTDFCLVTEEGNPYISQLELRSVSEEYLQGLNSSVLKLINRSNLGGKEDDIRYPIDQSDRIWKRTTTSPYTPISFNISILDHKSNVTPPLKVLQTALTHPERLEFNNNGLEVKEDYEYLVFLYFLELNNSVREGQRVFDIYVNSEIKKASFDVLSEGSNYRHIVLNASSANGSLNLTLVKASGSVFGPSCNAYEIMQVRPWKQETNQTDLEVILKIREELITENHDNKVLQSWTGDPCMLFAWQGISCDFSNGAPVITKLDLSLSNLKGPLPSSVTELTNLQIMNLSHNNFNGYIPSFPSYSMLTSLDLRYNDLMGSLPPSYNSLPHLKSIYYGCNDRMDHKLSGNLNISINTDNGSCQKGNDFPQQVAIISAVACGSFLIAMAVGTIFIYRYRQRLNPLEAFGRKSNPMITNVIFSLNSIDDFLIKSISIQAFTLEYIEVATEKYNILIGEGGFGSVYRGTLENGQVVAVKVRSATSTQGTREFDNELNLLSAIRHENLVPLLGYCNENDQQILVYPFMSNGSLQDRLYGEPAKRKILDWPTRLSIALGAARGLAYLHSFPERSVIHRDVKSSNILLDHSMCAKVADFGFSKYAPQEGDSAVSLEVRGTAGYLDPEYYTTQQLSAKSDVFSFGVVLLEIVSGREPLNIHRPRNEWSLVEWAKPYIRASKIEEIVDPGIKGGYHAEAMWRVLEVALQCVEPFSTNRPAMDDVMRELEDALIIENNASEYMKSIESLGSNRYSIVIEKRVPPSTSSMVESTIIPQSLNHPQPR; encoded by the exons ATGATGGAGAAATCAGATAATTTGGTATTATTAAGACAGGTTGTGCCATATGTCTTATGTTTGTGCATATTTATCAGATCAGCTTCTGCAATTGAAG GATTTGAGAGCATAGCATGCTGTGCTGATTCAAACTATAAAGATCCATTGACCAACTTAGATTACAAAACAGATTATGCTTGGTTCTCTGATACAAGAAGTTGCAGGCCAATAACTAGTGTGTTAAAACATTCAACCTATGGAAGATTAAGAGTGTTTGAAATAGAAAAGGGAAAGAGATGTTACAAATTGGCCACAACTAAGGATCAAGTGTATCTGATAAGGGGCACATTTCCATCTGAAAATGCACCAGGTAAAGGTTCCTTTGGTGTTTCTATAGGGGTAACAGTGTTAGGTACAGTGAGATCATCATCGCAGGACTTGAGAATTGAAGGAGTTTTCAGAGCCACAAAGAACAACACAGACTTTTGCCTAGTGACAGAAGAGGGTAACCCTTATATATCTCAGCTTGAGCTAAGATCAGTGTCTGAAGAGTATCTGCAGGGTTTGAATTCTAGTGTCCTGAAGCTGATCAACAGAAGTAATCTTGGGGGAAAAGAAGATGACATAAG GTACCCAATTGATCAAAGTGATAGAATCTGGAAAAGAACTACTACAAGTCCATACACTCCTATATCATTCAATATTAGCATTTTGGACCACAAATCTAATGTGACACCTCCTCTGAAAGTTCTACAAACAGCTTTGACTCACCCTGAAAGGTTGGAATTCAATAACAATGGCCTTGAGGTTAAGGAGGATTACGAGTACCTTGTGTTTCTCTACTTCCTTGAATTGAATAACAGTGTTAGAGAAGGCCAAAGAGTGTTTGACATCTATGTTAACAGTGAGATTAAGAAGGCTAGTTTTGATGTATTAAGTGAAGGGTCAAATTATAGACACATTGTGTTGAATGCTTCTTCAGCAAATGGATCACTTAATCTAACATTGGTCAAGGCATCTGGATCTGTGTTTGGACCCTCTTGTAATGCTTATGAGATCATGCAGGTGCGACCATGGAAGCAAGAAACCAACCAAACAGATT TGGAGGTGATTTTGAAGATAAGAGAAGAACTAATCACTGAAAACCATGATAACAAAGTCCTACAAAGCTGGACCGGTGACCCATGCATGCTTTTTGCATGGCAAGGAATATCATGTGATTTTTCCAATGGTGCACCTGTTATCACTAAGCT GGATCTTTCCTTAAGTAATCTGAAAGGACCACTTCCATCCAGTGTCACAGAGTTGACTAACTTACAAATTAT GAACCTTAGCCACAACAACTTCAATGGCTATATCCCCTCATTTCCAAGTTACTCAATGCTCACTTCACT AGATCTGAGATACAATGATCTTATGGGGTCACTTCCACCGTCATATAACTCACTGCCACATTTAAAGTCAAT ATATTATGGCTGCAATGATCGCATGGACCATAAGCTTTCAGGAAACTTGAACATTTCAATCAATACAGA TAATGGAAGTTGTCAGAAAGGGAATGATTTTCCACAACAAGTAGCAATTATTTCAGCCGTTGCATGTGGCTCTTTCTTGATTGCTATGGCTGTTGGAACAATTTTCATTTATCGTTATAGACAGAGATTAAATCCATTGGAAGCATTTGGAAGAAAAAGCAACCCAATGATAACAA ATGTGATATTCTCATTGAACAGCATAGACGATTTCTTGATAAAATCTATTTCAATTCAAGCATTCACTTTGGAATATATAGAGGTTGCAACCGAAAAGTACAACATTTTGATAGGTGAAGGAGGCTTTGGTTCTGTCTACCGTGGCACCCTAGAAAATGGTCAAGTTGTGGCTGTGAAGGTTCGGTCAGCCACATCAACGCAAGGCACCCGAGAATTTGATAATGAG CTAAACCTGCTTTCTGCAATAAGGCATGAGAACCTGGTGCCTCTTCTTGGATATTGTAATGAAAATGATCAGCAAATTCTGGTATATCCTTTTATGTCCAATGGCTCTCTACAAGATAGACTATATG GGGAACCTGCAAAGAGAAAAATACTAGATTGGCCAACCAGACTGTCTATTGCTCTTGGTGCCGCTCGAG GTTTGGCATATTTGCACTCGTTCCCTGAGCGATCTGTAATTCACAGGGATGTGAAATCAAGCAATATACTTTTGGATCACAGCATGTGTGCTAAGGTTGCAGATTTTGGTTTTTCAAAATATGCTCCACAGGAAGGAGACAGTGCTGTTTCGCTTGAAGTAAGAGGAACTGCAGGATATCTTGATCCTGA GTACTACACAACCCAGCAATTATCTGCAAAGAGTGATGTCTTCAGCTTTGGTGTGGTTCTTCTTGAAATTGTGAGTGGCCGGGAGCCTCTCAACATCCACAGACCGCGGAATGAGTGGAGTTTGGTTGAATGG GCTAAACCGTACATAAGGGCATCAAAGATTGAGGAAATTGTGGATCCTGGCATCAAGGGAGGGTACCATGCAGAAGCAATGTGGAGAGTGTTGGAAGTAGCACTGCAATGTGTTGAACCTTTCTCAACAAATAGACCGGCCATGGATGACGTCATGCGCGAGTTGGAGGATGCTCTGATCATAGAAAACAATGCATCAGAGTACATGAAGTCCATAGAGAGCCTTGGATCCAACCGTTACTCTATTGTCATAGAGAAAAGGGTGCCACCCTCGACCTCGTCAATGGTAGAATCAACCATCATACCTCAATCCTTGAACCATCCGCAGCCGAGGTAG